From the Salvelinus fontinalis isolate EN_2023a chromosome 35, ASM2944872v1, whole genome shotgun sequence genome, one window contains:
- the LOC129834632 gene encoding uncharacterized protein LOC129834632, protein MTDHHLKLNLGNTELLFLPGKDCPFHDLAITVDNSIVSSSQSAKNLGVILDNTLSFSTNIKAVARSCRFMLYNIRRVRPCLTQEAAQVLIQALVISRLDYCNSLLAGLPACAIKPLQLIQNAAARLVFNLPKFSHVTPLLRSLHWLPVEARIRFKTMVLAYGAVRGTAPQYLQALIRPYTQTRALRSSTSGLLASLPLRKYSSRSAQSKLFAALAPQWWNKLPHDARTAESITTFRRHLKPHLFKEYLG, encoded by the coding sequence atgacggatcaccacctcaagctgaacctcggcaacaCGGAGCTGCttttcctcccggggaaggactgcccgttccatgatctcgccatcacggttgacaactccattgtgtcctcctcccagagcgctaagaaccttggcgtgatcctggacaacaccctgtcgttctcaactaacatcaaggcggtggcccgttcctgtaggttcatgctctacaacatccgcagagtacgaccctgcctcacacaggaagcggcgcaggtcctaatccaggcacttgtcatctcccgtctggattactgcaactcgctgttggctgggctccctgcctgtgccattaaacccctacaactcatccagaacgccgcagcccgtctggtgttcaaccttcccaagttctctcacgtcaccccgctcctccgctctctccactggcttccagttgaagctcgcatccgcttcaagaccatggtgcttgcctacggagctgtgaggggaacggcacctcagtaccttcaggctctgatcaggccctacacccaaacaagggcactgcgttcatccacctctggcctgctcgcctccctaccactgaggaagtacagttcccgctcagcccagtcaaaactgttcgctgctctggcaccccaatggtggaacaaactccctcacgacgccaggacagcggagtcaatcaccaccttccggagacacctgaaaccccacctctttaaggaatacctaggatag
- the LOC129834627 gene encoding transcription factor PU.1-like, with the protein MLHPYRMEGYLISPGPPSEDMYEPDIYRQQMSEYSYPYVIDAESQGDHWDYHTTHHAHPLDFDNLPEGHFTELQSVQQLHLPSMARYSDVDTLSLDPGLGGHNHALPPPVPYYPRAMGYLHPSPQTMRSSDDEEPGGRSPPLEVSDEECLRDHIAHVTRGELGNKKKIRLYQFLLDLLRNGDMKDSIWWVDRDKGTFQFSSKHKEALAHRWGVQKGNRKKMTYQKMARALRNYGKTGEVKKVKKKLTYQFSGEVLGGRSHLERRPYSHL; encoded by the exons ATGTTGCATCCGTACAGAATGGAGGGGTACCTCATCTCACCTGGTCCT CCATCAGAAGACATGTACGAACCCGACATCTATAGACAACAGATGTCAGAATATTCATATCCGTATGTCATCGATGCAGAGAGTCAAGGAG ATCACTGGGACTATCACACCACTCATCATGCTCATCCTCTGGACTTTGACAACCTGCCAGAGGGCCACTTCACTGAGCTCCAGAGTGTCCAGCAACTACATCTACCCAGTATGGCTCGTTACAGCGATGTTGACACTCTCTCTCTGGACCCTGGCCTTGGGGGACACAACCATGCCCTACCCCCACCG GTGCCATATTACCCTCGAGCCATGGGCTACTTGCACCCCTCTCCTCAGACGATGAGGAGCTCAGACGACGAGGAGCCAGGAGGCCGCAGCCCTCCACTAGAAGTGTCTGATGAGGAGTGTCTGAGGGACCACATCGCCCACGTAACAAGGGGAGAATTGG GCAACAAGAAGAAGATCCGTCTGTACCAGTTCCTGCTGGATCTGCTGAGGAATGGGGACATGAAGGACAGTATCTGGTGGGTGGACAGGGACAAGGGCACCTTCCAGTTCTCCTCGAAACACAAGGAGGCACTGGCACATCGGTGGGGCGTACAGAAGGGCAACCGCAAGAAAATGACCTACCAGAAGATGGCACGGGCTCTTCGCAACTATGGCAAGACAGGCGAGGTCAAAAAGGTCAAGAAGAAGCTGACTTATCAGTTCAGTGGTGAAGTGCTAGGGGGGAGGTCTCACTTGGAGAGGAGGCCATATTCCCATTTGTAG